A genomic stretch from Telopea speciosissima isolate NSW1024214 ecotype Mountain lineage chromosome 7, Tspe_v1, whole genome shotgun sequence includes:
- the LOC122667261 gene encoding vacuolar iron transporter homolog 4-like, with amino-acid sequence MDELVRSASLIMLFGAVSSQDSKLAMIIYRPTPILSSICWTLGRLRSRGGSKGPAVQLERAALPKKKERKPSVLPNLTQAETAIAVGFYIGVTMPLLAAWFIWEFIKVRLGLVAGLSSIALLVFGGVEALLGRGSCRADRMGRRQLLYCVRVLFSGWFTFAIIFGLTKLIGSIGLIVGIGS; translated from the exons ATGGATGAGTTGGTCCGTAGTGCATCGTTGATAATGTTATTTGGAGCTGTTAGCAGCCAAGACAGCAAGCTGGCTATGATCATCTATCGGCCAACCCCCATTCTCTCTAGTATATG TTGGACATTGGGAAGGCTCAGATCAAGAGGGGGAAGCAAAGGGCCGGCAGTGCAATTAGAGAGAGCAGCATTAccgaagaagaaagagagaaaaccaTCAGTTCTGCCAAACCTAACACAGGCGGAGACAGCAATTGCGGTTGGGTTCTACATTGGAGTCACAATGCCATTGCTAGCAGCGTGGTTCATATGGGAGTTTATTAAGGTGAGGTTGGGGTTGGTTGCAGGATTATCAAGCATTGCTTTGTTGGTGTTTGGAGGGGTAGAGGCTCTGTTAGGAAGGGGATCTTGCCGGGCGGATCGTATGGGGAGGCGGCAACTCTTGTATTGTGTGAGGGTGTTGTTTAGTGGGTGGTTCACCTTTGCTATAATCTTTGGCCtcaccaagttgattggttCCATTGGATTAATTGTAGGAATTGGGTCTTAA
- the LOC122669241 gene encoding vacuolar iron transporter homolog 4-like isoform X2 produces MSEEPKEEFDYTQRAQWLRAAVLGANDGLVSTASLMMGVGAVRQDSKAMIISGFAGLVAGACSMAIGEFVSVYSQLDIEMAQIKRENQREGERESINEESEKESLPNPLQAATASALAFSIGAMMPLLAASFIKEYKVRLGVVAGVSTLALLVFGGVGAVLGKGPVGKSCVRVLLGGWLAMAITFGLTKLIGSSGL; encoded by the coding sequence ATGAGTGAAGAGCCCAAGGAAGAGTTCGACTACACCCAAAGGGCACAATGGCTTCGAGCTGCTGTCCTGGGAGCAAATGATGGGTTAGTCTCAACTGCATCGTTGATGATGGGAGTTGGTGCTGTTAGACAAGACAGTAAGGCCATGATCATCTCTGGTTTCGCTGGACTGGTCGCTGGTGCTTGTAGTATGGCGATAGGAGAGTTTGTATCTGTTTACTCGCAGCTTGACATTGAGATGGCTCAGATCAAGAGGGAGAATCAAAGAGAAGGTGAAAGAGAGAGCATTAATGAAGAGAGTGAGAAAGAAAGTCTGCCTAACCCACTACAAGCAGCCACAGCATCTGCGCTTGCGTTCTCCATTGGAGCCATGATGCCACTGCTAGCAGCATCGTTCATAAAGGAGTATAAGGTGAGGTTGGGGGTGGTTGCAGGTGTGTCAACCTTGGCTTTGTTGGTGTTTGGAGGGGTAGGGGCTGTGTTGGGAAAGGGCCCTGTGGGTAAGTCTTGTGTGAGGGTGTTGCTTGGTGGTTGGTTGGCCATGGCTATAACCTTTGGTCtcaccaagttgattggttCCAGTGGATTGTAG
- the LOC122667255 gene encoding vacuolar iron transporter homolog 4-like: MAVVEPHPQPALSDAKLRLSAGGDVERQIMRKEPKEELYYFIRTLWVRAAVLGANSGLVSSASLMIGLGAVRQESHANIISCFAAVIGWIVACVSDYLQFDIEMAQIWREKQKEGARESTNIEESKKLSLPNLINLIIKATIAYVIVVSIGILLPLLPALFIRKYKVMLGVVAAGVSSFALLVVGVVRAVLWRAAVWRSCVRVLLGGWLAMVMTFGLAKLISSIGF; this comes from the coding sequence ATGGCAGTAGTTGAACCACACCCCCAACCGGCTCTCTCTGATGCTAAATTACGTTTATCCGCCGGCGGCGATGTTGAGAGACAGATCATGAGAAAAGAGCCCAAGGAGGAGTTGTACTACTTCATAAGGACACTATGGGTTCGAGCTGCTGTCCTCGGAGCAAATTCTGGTTTGGTCTCTTCTGCATCGTTGATGATAGGACTTGGAGCTGTTAGACAAGAGAGCCACGCCAATATCATATCTTGTTTTGCAGCGGTGATCGGCTGGATTGTAGCGTGCGTGTCTGATTACTTGCAGTTTGACATTGAGATGGCTCAGATCTGGagggagaagcaaaaggaaggtgCAAGAGAGAGCACTAATATTGAAGAGAGCAAGAAATTAAGTCTGCCTAACCTAATAAACCTAATAATAAAGGCGACGATAGCATATGTGATTGTGGTCTCCATTGGAATCTTGTTGCCATTGCTACCAGCGTTGTTCATAAGGAAGTATAAGGTGATGTTGGGGGTGGTTGCAGCAGGGGTGTCAAGCTTTGCTTTGCTGGTGGTTGGAGTGGTAAGGGCTGTGTTGTGGAGGGCCGCTGTGTGGAGGTCTTGTGTGAGGGTGTTGCTTGGTGGTTGGTTGGCCATGGTTATGACCTTTGGCCTCGCCAAGTTGATTAGTTCCATTGGATTTTAG
- the LOC122669241 gene encoding vacuolar iron transporter homolog 4-like isoform X1: MAVVEPQPQPALSDAKLAISVVVDDDDVERQMSEEPKEEFDYTQRAQWLRAAVLGANDGLVSTASLMMGVGAVRQDSKAMIISGFAGLVAGACSMAIGEFVSVYSQLDIEMAQIKRENQREGERESINEESEKESLPNPLQAATASALAFSIGAMMPLLAASFIKEYKVRLGVVAGVSTLALLVFGGVGAVLGKGPVGKSCVRVLLGGWLAMAITFGLTKLIGSSGL; this comes from the coding sequence ATGGCAGTAGTTGAACCACAACCCCAACCAGCCCTCTCTGATGCTAAACTAGCGATCTCCGTCGTCGTCGACGACGACGATGTCGAGAGACAGATGAGTGAAGAGCCCAAGGAAGAGTTCGACTACACCCAAAGGGCACAATGGCTTCGAGCTGCTGTCCTGGGAGCAAATGATGGGTTAGTCTCAACTGCATCGTTGATGATGGGAGTTGGTGCTGTTAGACAAGACAGTAAGGCCATGATCATCTCTGGTTTCGCTGGACTGGTCGCTGGTGCTTGTAGTATGGCGATAGGAGAGTTTGTATCTGTTTACTCGCAGCTTGACATTGAGATGGCTCAGATCAAGAGGGAGAATCAAAGAGAAGGTGAAAGAGAGAGCATTAATGAAGAGAGTGAGAAAGAAAGTCTGCCTAACCCACTACAAGCAGCCACAGCATCTGCGCTTGCGTTCTCCATTGGAGCCATGATGCCACTGCTAGCAGCATCGTTCATAAAGGAGTATAAGGTGAGGTTGGGGGTGGTTGCAGGTGTGTCAACCTTGGCTTTGTTGGTGTTTGGAGGGGTAGGGGCTGTGTTGGGAAAGGGCCCTGTGGGTAAGTCTTGTGTGAGGGTGTTGCTTGGTGGTTGGTTGGCCATGGCTATAACCTTTGGTCtcaccaagttgattggttCCAGTGGATTGTAG